The genomic interval AATTTCGAGTACACCGCGCGGCAGCCCGGCGTCTTCCCATAGCTGCGCCATGAACGCGCCGGTGGCCGGGGTGAGATCGCTCGGTTTGAATACGACGGTGTTGCCCGTCGCAAGTGCGGGAACGATGTGTCCGTTGGGTAGATGCGCGGGGAAGTTGAACGGTCCATAGACTGCCAACACGCCGCGCGGGTGATGGGTTGCTCGTGCGCCGCCACCGACATCCTGCACGGAGACCTGCTCCATGCCGAGGCCGAGACTCGTGTCCACTTTGGCGGCGATCAACTTGGCTTCTCCGTTGGCGTCCCAGAGTGCCTTGCCGGATTCCAGCGCGATGAGCCGCGCAAATTCGTCGACCCGCTCGGACGCGATATCGCGAAAGCGGCGCAGGACTGCGGCGCGCTTGTCGAACCCCGCATCCCGCCAATCGGGAAACGCGTGCTTGGCTCGGTCTACAGCTGCGCGTACTTTGGCCGCGTCGGCGATCGGGAAGCGTCCGAGTTCGCGCTCCGGTTCGGCCGGAGATGTACTGATCAGCATTTCACTCATGGCAGCGGTGTGACGGTTACCCGTTCTCCAGCCGCTACGCCGAGGGCTTCGCGGCATTCCTTGGTAACAAGAGGCGTGCCCCACTCTTCTATTGGGACCACGGTTGCGCGGAAACCCCGCTGCGTTTCGCTCGACAGCAGCGCCAGGGGTGCCCCCGCTAGATCGTGTTCGTCGCTGCAGTCTCCCGGGAGCACGAGTTCGCGTCGCTCGCGTACCGATGTAATCGCGTCTCGCGACGCACCGTAGTAAGGACCCCCGTCGAAGGGATCTACCTGGTTGAGGTAGCGGAAGCCGATCTTCTCGAGGATTCGCACCGCGGCTTTGGCGGTCTCGTTCGGCGTACCGATCGTCTCCTGCACGTTCTTTGGAAACAGATTTGCGTAGACGGGATCTCGCGGAAACAGATCGGCGATGAATTGTTTGTTGCGGGCCGAGAGATGGTCTGCTTCGCGGTAATCGAGCCCGGTGAAGTGTTGACCGAACGCGTCCCACAGGAGGTTGCCGCCCGATTCCTTGAACGGAGAGAGCATCTCCGCCGTGATCTCTCGCTGGAATCGATCGGGGTGCATCGACATGTAGGCGAAGCGCACGATCGAAAGGGCTTTGCCGCACTTCTGCGGGTGGTTGCGGTACGCCGGGTCGAGGATCAAGCCGCCGATTTCGGTCGGCCCATCTTCGGTGGAACGCAGCCGGAGTTTTGTATGGACGAAGCGTTTTCCCAGTTCGACACTGCTCCGCTCCTCGGTCGACACTTCGAACCAGTAGTACGGGCTGCCGGGAACGCCGTGTTTGGAGATGATCATCGAAGTCCCGATGACCTTGTCCGCCTCCTGGTCTTTCATCACAAAGACGTAGATTGGCGGATCGTTGGAATTGCCGTGCTGAGCGAAGGAATGCTCAGAGTGTGCAATGCGATGCTTCAGGAACTCCCGATCGCGCGGAAGGTTCATCGAATCGAGTTGCTCGGCCAGGACGAACAGGTCGTCCAGATCCTCGGCCGCAATGGGCCGTAGAATCAGCACGGGAGTCCTAGCTCTTCGCGCACCTGGACCAAGGCCTTCTCCAGGATTGCAAAACCGGCTTCGAGTTCTTCGTCCGTCGTGTTCACCGCGGGCAACATGCGAATCTTGCTCGGGTTCGAACCCGCCCCCAGGAGAATCAAGCCATCGTCGAACGCCGCCTTGAGAACGGCACTCACGACTTCGGGTGCGCCGTTCCAGGGAACGAACGCCTGCATGGCTCCCGTGCCCGAACAGGGGCCGATCGTCTTGGGCATGCGCTTGGCAAGAGATTGGAAGCGTCGCCGGATACGCCCCCCAAGCAGCGCAATGCGTCCTTCCGACCCGAGATAGCCTTCAGTTTCAAGGCGATCAATCATGTGTGCGCCCACCGCCATGCCGACGGTGCTCCCCGCGTAGGTGCCGGCGACGAGACCTGGTCGCGGGTTGTATTCTTTGCAGAACAGCGTGGCGCTGCCCTGCAACAACTTGCCCGCTGTAGCGATGTCGACCAGGTCATCCAACTCGAGCTTGCGGAACGCAAACAGTTCGCCGGTCCTCACAAAGGTCTGCACTTCATCGACCCACACCGCAATCTTCGCTTCCTTGCAGAGACCCATCACGTCGGCAAAAAATTCGCGCGGTGCGGTGTTGAACCCGCCCTCTCCCTGAATTATTTCGAAGCACATGCCGGCAATTTGTCCCGGGTATCTGCGAAGATGCCCCTCGAGCGCGGCCAGGGTTTTGTCAGTTGAATCGGGATCGCTGGGGTCGTAGAACGGCACGTAGAGCACGTTGCCCTTCAACGGGATGCCCTCGCGGAAGGCGGGGCGGTCGGTCATCTCGGCCGTCGCCATCGTGCGACCGTGAAATCCACCTTCGAAGACCACGATCTTCTCGGCCGGGGCATGTTTTTGAAAGATCATCTTGAGGGCGTTTTCGTTTGCCACGGCCCCCGACAACGAAAGCCAGACGTGCTTGAGGCGCGGGCCCGAGTGTCGCAGCAACGCTCGCGACAAGCGCAGTTCCTCCGGGCCGGGCATCAGATGTCCCTGGAAGACGGCATCATTTGCGGCGGCCACGACCGCCGTTTCGAGGAGTTCCGCGTCGTTGTGGCCAAACGCGTAGACCCCGATGCCGCCGATGAAATCGAGCTTCATGGTGCCGTCGGCCAGCCACACCCTTGCACCTCTTCCCGCACCGGAGGTGAGGATCGGATAGATGAGCGGACGCCCTCGCATCCGTTCGAGTTCGCGGATGGATTTGGCGTAGGCTTTCGGACCGAGGGATCGGTCGGCGGCTTCATGTTGCACCGCTGCGATCAGTGCGCGAGCGGCTTCGCGCACCGGTTCCGATCCCACCAGCGAATCAATCGGTGAAGGTTTTTTTCTGCGCGCCATGGCGCCCTTCCTATCGGCGCTTTCGCCGTCCCCCTTTTGCTGGAAATCAGATTCGCACGGCTCTTCGAGAGCCTAGGCGCCCACTTGCCTATCCCTGGAGATTTACGCCCTTAGCCGATATCGTAGTGAAACCGCATCAGCCGAGGCTCAGTCCTTTGTCGTCGATCTGGACCGCTTCGCGGCGAGAGTCGGCATTCTCATTGTGATCTCTGCGTAATCTCCGATAAGAAATGTGTCGACCTACAGACTAATGGTGTCAATTGAGGCACGGTGGCCGGGAATTTGGGGGTATTGAATTGGCACTGCGCCGCAAAAAATCGCGGGCGAAGAAAAAAGCCAAGCGAATGAAGGAAAGGCCGGGACCGCTCGCCAGGGTTTTGGCCAGCGGTCGCGCCATCCGAGCCGCCGCCGAGGCCCCAGCGCTGCCCGCGCCTTCAGTGGTGCCGCCTCCGGCTGGGCACGCGCCGGTGAGTCTCGGCGAAGAGACGAAGATCGCGACCTATAACGTTCATCGCTGGTGTGGGGTCAACGGCCGCGCGGCGATCGACCCCGCTCGGGCGGGTTTCGTCATCTCCGAACTCGACGCCGACGTGATCGCCCTGCAGGAAGTCCTGCGCCCGTACGACAAAGAAGATCCCCTGCTCGCGCTGTGTAGTGCACTGGGTCTGTACTTCGTGTTTGCGGCGACGCGGGTCCACAAGCGCGGCGAGCAGGGCAATGCGATTCTTTCCCGCTTTCCGATCGAGTCCTGTTCCGTTTTCGATATCTCAAATTCGCGAATCGAAAAACGAGGGGTGCTCGCCGCTCAGTTTAGCAATTCGGAACGCAG from Myxococcales bacterium carries:
- a CDS encoding endonuclease/exonuclease/phosphatase family protein, which codes for MKERPGPLARVLASGRAIRAAAEAPALPAPSVVPPPAGHAPVSLGEETKIATYNVHRWCGVNGRAAIDPARAGFVISELDADVIALQEVLRPYDKEDPLLALCSALGLYFVFAATRVHKRGEQGNAILSRFPIESCSVFDISNSRIEKRGVLAAQFSNSERSLSVIATHLSLVDRTRSRQVQSLLQHPELNSGPAVLLGDMNAWRKCKATRRLENEFARHENQQWPASFPALRPVLALDRIYSINAEIKEVYSHNTPSSRRASDHLPIVARIRLSG
- a CDS encoding arginine N-succinyltransferase, which gives rise to MLILRPIAAEDLDDLFVLAEQLDSMNLPRDREFLKHRIAHSEHSFAQHGNSNDPPIYVFVMKDQEADKVIGTSMIISKHGVPGSPYYWFEVSTEERSSVELGKRFVHTKLRLRSTEDGPTEIGGLILDPAYRNHPQKCGKALSIVRFAYMSMHPDRFQREITAEMLSPFKESGGNLLWDAFGQHFTGLDYREADHLSARNKQFIADLFPRDPVYANLFPKNVQETIGTPNETAKAAVRILEKIGFRYLNQVDPFDGGPYYGASRDAITSVRERRELVLPGDCSDEHDLAGAPLALLSSETQRGFRATVVPIEEWGTPLVTKECREALGVAAGERVTVTPLP
- a CDS encoding aminotransferase class III-fold pyridoxal phosphate-dependent enzyme, giving the protein MARRKKPSPIDSLVGSEPVREAARALIAAVQHEAADRSLGPKAYAKSIRELERMRGRPLIYPILTSGAGRGARVWLADGTMKLDFIGGIGVYAFGHNDAELLETAVVAAANDAVFQGHLMPGPEELRLSRALLRHSGPRLKHVWLSLSGAVANENALKMIFQKHAPAEKIVVFEGGFHGRTMATAEMTDRPAFREGIPLKGNVLYVPFYDPSDPDSTDKTLAALEGHLRRYPGQIAGMCFEIIQGEGGFNTAPREFFADVMGLCKEAKIAVWVDEVQTFVRTGELFAFRKLELDDLVDIATAGKLLQGSATLFCKEYNPRPGLVAGTYAGSTVGMAVGAHMIDRLETEGYLGSEGRIALLGGRIRRRFQSLAKRMPKTIGPCSGTGAMQAFVPWNGAPEVVSAVLKAAFDDGLILLGAGSNPSKIRMLPAVNTTDEELEAGFAILEKALVQVREELGLPC